From a single Aneurinibacillus sp. REN35 genomic region:
- a CDS encoding CaiB/BaiF CoA transferase family protein → MLTSPSNQEGTVPCPKPYELGALEGVKVIDLTRVLAGPYCTMILGDLGADVIKIEAPGGSDETRDWGPPNIGGESAYYLCANRNKRAMTLNLKDPKAQDILRDLVRDADVVINNFKTGTMERFGLGYDSLAEVNPRLIYASISGFGQTGPYKDMPGYDYIVQAMGGMMSITGSEESGPMKVGVAIADVATGLYAAIGILAALRERESSGKGQMIDLALFDSQISLLVNVASNYLVSGKVPKRYGNQHPNIVPYQTFAASDMEMVVAVGNDQQFHRLCKLLGREEWSEDARFMTNSMRLANREVLCELLGNEFAKRPAAEWLCELTDAGIPNAPIHTMEQLFQDPQVEAREMKIEAPHPTAGSVPMVGSPLKFSRTPVSVRHHPPLAGEHTKEILLEHGFNEEQIHEWLDNHII, encoded by the coding sequence ATGCTTACTTCGCCGTCAAATCAAGAAGGTACGGTTCCCTGCCCGAAGCCATATGAACTCGGGGCGCTAGAAGGCGTGAAGGTAATCGACCTGACAAGGGTGTTGGCTGGTCCCTACTGCACAATGATCTTGGGTGATCTTGGAGCAGATGTGATTAAGATTGAAGCACCCGGCGGAAGCGATGAGACGAGAGACTGGGGTCCGCCTAACATCGGGGGTGAAAGCGCTTACTATTTGTGTGCGAATCGCAACAAGCGGGCGATGACGCTGAATTTAAAGGACCCGAAGGCGCAGGATATTCTGCGAGATCTCGTGCGGGATGCGGATGTAGTCATTAATAACTTTAAGACGGGTACAATGGAGCGGTTTGGGCTTGGATATGACTCTCTAGCCGAGGTGAACCCGCGTCTGATTTATGCATCCATCAGTGGATTTGGACAGACAGGCCCGTATAAGGATATGCCAGGTTATGATTATATTGTACAGGCGATGGGCGGCATGATGAGCATTACAGGCAGTGAAGAGAGCGGGCCGATGAAGGTGGGTGTGGCCATTGCCGATGTAGCGACTGGTCTGTATGCAGCCATCGGTATTTTGGCTGCGCTGCGTGAGAGAGAGAGTTCCGGCAAAGGACAAATGATTGATTTAGCGTTGTTCGATTCGCAGATCTCACTTCTGGTTAATGTGGCAAGTAACTATCTCGTCTCCGGTAAAGTACCGAAGCGGTATGGCAATCAGCATCCCAACATCGTACCGTATCAGACGTTTGCGGCATCGGATATGGAGATGGTGGTAGCAGTGGGCAATGATCAGCAGTTTCATCGATTATGTAAGCTGCTTGGACGTGAAGAGTGGAGTGAGGATGCTCGCTTTATGACCAACTCGATGCGGCTTGCTAATCGTGAAGTATTGTGTGAGCTTTTGGGCAATGAGTTTGCCAAGCGCCCGGCAGCAGAGTGGCTCTGTGAACTTACGGATGCAGGCATTCCGAATGCTCCGATCCATACGATGGAACAGTTGTTTCAAGATCCGCAGGTGGAAGCGCGCGAGATGAAGATTGAGGCACCGCATCCGACCGCAGGTAGTGTTCCAATGGTTGGCAGCCCACTGAAGTTTTCACGTACACCTGTATCGGTACGGCACCATCCGCCGCTTGCGGGTGAGCATACAAAAGAAATCCTTTTGGAGCATGGCTTTAATGAGGAACAAATCCATGAATGGCTTGATAATCACATTATTTAA
- a CDS encoding Lrp/AsnC family transcriptional regulator, protein MLDKADLQILTLLRKNARMKWKEIGEQVHLTGQAVGNRIRRLEDAGIIEQYTIAVNEAKLGPMMTAFITVLMKTSDHRAFQRFVQEEEAIDEAHRISGDGCYLLRTHVPSLDELDALLDRVLAHGNYRLHLSVGRIKALNE, encoded by the coding sequence ATGCTTGATAAAGCGGATCTGCAAATTTTGACGTTGCTGCGTAAAAACGCGCGTATGAAGTGGAAGGAAATCGGCGAGCAGGTACATCTAACGGGACAGGCGGTCGGGAACCGTATTCGACGCTTGGAAGATGCGGGGATTATTGAACAATATACGATTGCAGTCAATGAAGCAAAGCTTGGCCCGATGATGACGGCCTTTATCACCGTGCTTATGAAGACCTCAGACCACAGAGCCTTTCAAAGATTCGTTCAGGAAGAAGAGGCCATTGATGAAGCGCATCGTATTAGTGGAGACGGTTGCTATCTGCTGCGAACGCATGTACCTTCGCTAGACGAGTTGGATGCGCTGCTAGATCGGGTATTGGCGCATGGCAACTATCGGCTCCATCTCTCCGTCGGCAGAATAAAAGCTCTGAACGAGTAA
- a CDS encoding cysteine hydrolase family protein — MEKTALLLVDIQNDYFPNGRMELYETHRTAENARRVLDFFRDHQLPLFHIRHLSVQPGATFFIPGTEGASIHETVAPLPNETIIEKNYPNSFLHTSLLTRLQELGIENLIICGMMSHMCIDATTRAASDYGFRCTVIEDACTSPALSRQGRTIPATDVHHAFMTALSGFYAVIETADDFLAKQPTI, encoded by the coding sequence ATGGAAAAAACCGCACTGCTGCTTGTCGATATTCAAAATGATTATTTTCCGAACGGACGCATGGAACTCTATGAAACACATAGGACTGCTGAAAATGCACGTAGGGTACTTGACTTCTTCCGTGACCATCAGCTTCCTCTCTTCCATATTAGGCATCTATCCGTTCAACCCGGCGCAACCTTCTTCATACCCGGTACAGAAGGTGCTTCTATTCACGAGACAGTGGCACCGCTGCCCAATGAAACAATCATCGAAAAAAATTACCCGAACAGCTTCCTTCATACTTCGCTGCTTACTCGTCTACAGGAATTAGGAATTGAAAACCTTATTATTTGCGGCATGATGAGTCATATGTGCATTGACGCGACAACCCGCGCCGCCTCCGATTACGGCTTTCGCTGCACGGTTATTGAAGATGCCTGCACATCCCCTGCTTTATCCAGACAGGGGCGTACCATTCCGGCTACCGACGTCCATCATGCATTCATGACTGCATTAAGCGGCTTCTATGCTGTAATCGAGACCGCCGATGACTTCCTAGCAAAGCAACCTACCATATAA
- a CDS encoding methyl-accepting chemotaxis protein, with amino-acid sequence MCELKRTLTWQLGIIIVIMILASLCITSIAMYKTAYDKIYEAAGIEAYGCANITTGLISPKDIDNMLQGDKKTSALVGNNLNWTTDHKAIFETQYIMDLNGKLLALDNHLKEKGFTVGDSFYMDTEAIAMLKNMKHPTYSEIYEYGGMERLSGYAPIFKDHDPTKEIIAISVIDFNADILTERTWSVVKDGLLLGSIPIIIACIITILLIRRKTKPISTLIEQAKKIADGHLDVADTKVSSKDEVGDLAQTLNVMTHNLRDIISTLKSTSEHLAHNTESTSTSLDEMNTALQQVSRNIEEVAADTSGSTEGAAEAAEALLQLAELIRSAKEKANDSAQNSQRTLAAAEQGQARLHEITERMNGIKAAALDTEQTIKELNMYTDEIQKITETIAGIAAQTNLLALNASIEAARAGEHGKGFAVVANEVRKLAEQSNQEVAEVEKLVQKITDSINKTVDSIQESRHSVTEGEQTVLATHSALEQILHAVQNTVEEIQGISLLTNEEAATSEKIVHLVNQLAASIENMAANSQEVSAAAEETTASVEEVSHRSSKTAHAAQELNEIVNRFTL; translated from the coding sequence GTGTGTGAATTGAAAAGAACGTTAACCTGGCAGTTGGGAATCATCATCGTCATTATGATTCTCGCGTCTCTGTGTATCACATCGATCGCCATGTATAAAACAGCATATGACAAGATATATGAAGCAGCAGGCATTGAAGCCTATGGCTGCGCCAACATAACCACTGGTCTAATCAGTCCAAAAGACATCGATAACATGCTGCAGGGTGATAAAAAAACCTCTGCATTGGTAGGGAATAATCTCAATTGGACAACCGATCACAAGGCTATTTTTGAGACGCAATATATTATGGATCTGAATGGCAAGCTTCTCGCCTTAGATAATCACTTAAAAGAAAAGGGCTTTACCGTAGGCGATTCGTTCTATATGGATACTGAAGCAATTGCCATGCTTAAAAATATGAAACACCCGACATATTCCGAAATCTACGAATACGGCGGCATGGAAAGACTATCCGGCTATGCACCGATTTTTAAAGACCATGACCCTACAAAAGAAATCATCGCCATTAGCGTCATTGACTTTAATGCGGATATTCTGACAGAGCGCACTTGGTCTGTCGTAAAAGATGGACTCCTACTCGGCTCCATCCCTATTATTATCGCCTGCATCATTACGATTCTGCTTATCAGACGAAAGACAAAGCCTATCTCTACTCTGATTGAACAGGCGAAAAAAATCGCCGACGGTCATTTGGATGTCGCTGATACAAAAGTCAGCAGCAAAGACGAGGTTGGAGACCTGGCACAAACATTGAACGTTATGACACATAATCTGCGCGATATTATTTCTACGCTCAAAAGTACATCTGAGCACCTAGCACATAACACCGAGTCTACGTCTACTTCACTAGATGAAATGAATACGGCACTCCAGCAAGTCTCACGAAATATCGAAGAGGTAGCAGCCGATACATCAGGCAGTACAGAAGGCGCCGCTGAAGCTGCGGAAGCTCTTTTACAACTGGCTGAGTTGATCCGATCCGCTAAGGAAAAGGCGAATGATAGTGCGCAAAATTCACAAAGAACACTTGCCGCGGCCGAGCAGGGACAGGCACGACTGCATGAGATTACAGAGAGAATGAACGGCATCAAAGCCGCAGCACTTGATACGGAACAAACAATCAAAGAACTAAATATGTACACGGACGAAATCCAGAAAATCACAGAAACTATTGCTGGAATCGCTGCACAAACCAACCTGCTGGCATTAAATGCATCCATTGAGGCGGCACGTGCAGGAGAGCACGGCAAAGGATTTGCGGTCGTAGCTAATGAGGTGCGGAAATTAGCCGAGCAATCTAACCAGGAAGTTGCCGAAGTGGAGAAGCTTGTCCAAAAAATCACAGACAGCATCAATAAAACGGTCGATTCCATACAGGAGAGCCGCCATAGCGTCACAGAAGGCGAACAGACTGTTCTCGCTACCCATTCGGCACTCGAACAAATCCTTCATGCTGTTCAGAATACCGTTGAAGAAATACAGGGCATCTCACTTCTTACGAATGAGGAAGCAGCTACGTCTGAGAAGATTGTTCACTTAGTGAATCAACTCGCCGCATCCATCGAGAATATGGCCGCCAATTCGCAGGAAGTATCGGCTGCCGCTGAAGAAACAACAGCATCCGTAGAAGAAGTCTCGCATCGTTCCAGCAAAACGGCACACGCAGCACAAGAACTTAATGAAATTGTAAATAGATTTACATTATAA
- a CDS encoding Ger(x)C family spore germination protein: protein MRMRIRWSAICILLLLMAGCDRLDVEKTTLSLVYGYDVAEKDKMFIYQLSPVFNKDAKKKFEVYGAKVNTTRQAREVFNSVSNGEIVNGKIQVLLFGEQLLRKTGIMTRLDVIYRDPKNTGNMRVVAVKGRVSSIVNSEFPDKPILPTYITHSIDVARAKNETAFATVQSLHILLLDKGSTPAITEMKADKKGIVVTGSALLDNKGIYKMSLNRRESILLHILQKKEEAPVTLTMQLPSLSIKSKNTVMNKKGAEFVTVNINKIKRTISTHYKKGRFYFDIAMRLDLSLGERTFDVNMEKNQEQLTEIIRSQIEKELNTIVKRVQKHQLDPFNFGWYARAYQYEHWKKIDNRWPHEFAKAEVTITPTVKIKSYGVVE from the coding sequence ATGAGAATGCGAATTAGATGGTCCGCTATCTGTATTCTTCTACTTCTGATGGCGGGCTGCGACCGGCTTGACGTAGAAAAGACGACACTTTCCTTAGTGTATGGCTATGATGTGGCTGAAAAGGATAAGATGTTTATCTATCAACTTAGCCCTGTTTTCAATAAAGATGCAAAAAAGAAATTCGAAGTATATGGAGCAAAAGTAAATACAACGCGACAGGCGAGAGAAGTGTTCAACAGTGTAAGCAATGGGGAAATTGTGAATGGAAAAATCCAAGTTCTTTTGTTCGGTGAACAACTCCTTAGGAAAACAGGAATTATGACCCGCCTTGATGTTATATACCGCGACCCTAAAAACACAGGAAATATGCGCGTGGTTGCGGTAAAAGGAAGGGTCTCTTCCATCGTGAATAGTGAATTTCCTGATAAGCCGATTCTTCCCACATACATTACTCACTCTATTGATGTAGCAAGAGCTAAAAATGAAACAGCATTTGCTACCGTGCAGAGCCTTCATATCTTGCTGCTTGATAAGGGAAGTACTCCCGCTATTACAGAGATGAAGGCGGATAAGAAGGGAATTGTTGTTACCGGTTCAGCGCTGTTAGACAATAAGGGTATATATAAAATGTCATTAAATCGCCGGGAAAGCATCCTTCTTCATATCTTGCAGAAGAAGGAGGAGGCACCAGTTACGTTAACCATGCAGTTACCTTCTCTATCAATCAAAAGTAAAAACACTGTGATGAATAAAAAGGGTGCTGAATTTGTCACAGTAAACATCAATAAAATTAAACGTACGATTTCCACCCATTATAAGAAGGGACGTTTTTACTTTGATATCGCTATGCGTCTCGACCTTTCTCTAGGGGAGCGAACATTTGATGTGAATATGGAGAAGAATCAAGAGCAGTTAACAGAAATAATCAGGAGTCAGATAGAAAAAGAACTGAATACTATCGTTAAAAGGGTGCAAAAACATCAGCTTGATCCTTTTAACTTTGGTTGGTATGCAAGAGCATATCAATATGAGCATTGGAAGAAGATAGACAATCGTTGGCCTCATGAGTTTGCAAAGGCAGAGGTGACGATAACACCAACAGTAAAAATTAAGTCGTATGGTGTTGTGGAATAA
- a CDS encoding GerAB/ArcD/ProY family transporter, with the protein MIVKKEISLLQYILVINGVQVGTSILSLPAILAKDAGTDGWISIIIGWVITTIISLAVVYLIAKHPGESMLQLLIRYLGTWLGKSVMVFWIVYLLLSAVTILLMSVFIIQEWILPKTPFYFLMILFVVNIYFIMRGGVQLIARYALFVFFFTLWLPLLLLIPLKDSEWIYLLPVLKEGWLPVLYTVRTTILAFVGFELAFHFYPYLKNKQHAAKGIVIANTITLLVYLQITLSCFVYFSPDEITRSLWPTLTLVKPIEFPFLERLEIIFLSFYIFVFLTSIVPYTFFALTNISELFNKRGWQLPYFFLLLLVVLSFFYSPSYAEIMLLKKWMAEVGYLAAYVFPVALFTYVALYTRWRGRETNENAN; encoded by the coding sequence ATGATTGTAAAGAAAGAGATTTCGTTATTACAGTATATTCTTGTGATTAATGGCGTACAGGTAGGGACAAGTATTTTGTCTCTTCCTGCGATTTTGGCTAAAGATGCGGGAACAGACGGTTGGATCTCCATTATTATCGGCTGGGTAATTACCACCATCATCAGCTTAGCGGTGGTTTATCTTATCGCCAAACATCCGGGGGAGTCGATGCTGCAGCTATTAATACGCTATCTTGGCACCTGGCTGGGCAAATCAGTCATGGTGTTCTGGATTGTATATTTACTATTGTCTGCTGTCACTATTCTTTTGATGTCGGTATTCATTATTCAAGAATGGATTTTACCGAAGACGCCTTTCTACTTTCTTATGATTTTATTTGTTGTGAACATATATTTTATCATGCGAGGCGGCGTGCAGCTCATCGCCCGATATGCTTTGTTTGTCTTCTTCTTTACGCTCTGGCTGCCGCTTTTACTGCTTATTCCGCTTAAAGATAGTGAATGGATTTATCTGCTCCCTGTACTAAAAGAAGGGTGGCTGCCTGTTCTTTATACGGTCAGAACAACGATCCTTGCTTTTGTCGGGTTTGAGTTGGCCTTTCATTTTTATCCGTATTTAAAAAACAAGCAGCACGCAGCAAAAGGAATTGTGATTGCGAATACGATTACGCTTTTGGTATATCTTCAGATTACATTAAGCTGCTTTGTTTATTTTAGTCCAGATGAAATTACGCGGTCTCTCTGGCCCACGTTGACACTCGTTAAGCCGATTGAGTTTCCTTTTCTTGAACGCTTGGAAATTATCTTCCTTTCCTTTTATATCTTTGTTTTTTTAACCTCGATCGTTCCCTATACCTTTTTTGCACTCACCAATATTTCTGAACTGTTTAATAAGAGAGGGTGGCAGCTACCGTACTTTTTCCTTCTGCTTCTTGTTGTTCTTTCTTTTTTTTATAGTCCTTCTTATGCGGAGATTATGCTGCTGAAGAAATGGATGGCTGAAGTCGGGTATCTTGCAGCTTATGTTTTTCCTGTTGCTCTTTTCACTTATGTGGCATTGTATACGCGCTGGAGAGGAAGAGAGACGAATGAGAATGCGAATTAG
- a CDS encoding spore germination protein, whose amino-acid sequence MGFLQNWRLRGKKSLATQRQADEILQSTISPSLATNLQTIRMLFSNIPELTIRNVSVKKGSPMALLYMDGLVDKNIINTDILRPLLQQETDEVDVLSSVVSVGKIEQVQNWSAIEQALLNGKSIVFIDAKTSAYAFHTQGWPQRAIQEPQVESSIKSAHQGFTEVANQNIAMIRRYIPSRELKAKEVMVGERGSIQLSLLYLADVVNQDALTEVEIRLKQLSVDTVLNTGELEGLIEDHTYTPFPQFILTERPDTTASHLLQGRVAVIVDRSPGALIGPMTFSSFFQTVDDYNVRWLTSSFVRILRFVGCFIAIFAPSIYIAMISFHYEVIPLQLILSIAQSREQVPLPPLIEALIMELILEMLREAGVRLPSPIGQTIGVVGGIVIGQAAVQAGIVSNIMVIVVAITAISSYIIPNLEMSAGIRLIRFPMMLLASAFGMVGIVCGMSLLVIHILSISSLGVPYGSPISPLRFSDMKDTFIRLPIWMMKKRPLSVRPNQVDRQGKRRKK is encoded by the coding sequence GTGGGTTTTTTACAGAATTGGCGGCTGCGTGGTAAAAAATCACTTGCCACACAGCGACAGGCAGACGAGATCTTACAGAGCACAATTAGTCCATCTCTTGCTACCAATCTTCAAACCATACGAATGCTATTCAGTAATATTCCTGAGTTAACGATTCGTAACGTATCGGTAAAAAAAGGGTCGCCAATGGCTCTTTTATACATGGATGGTCTTGTAGACAAAAATATTATTAATACAGATATTCTTCGACCGCTTTTACAGCAGGAGACAGATGAAGTAGATGTCCTATCCTCGGTTGTATCGGTAGGAAAGATCGAGCAGGTACAGAATTGGTCTGCCATTGAGCAGGCTCTTTTGAATGGAAAAAGTATAGTCTTTATCGATGCTAAAACATCCGCCTATGCATTTCATACACAGGGGTGGCCGCAGCGAGCGATACAGGAGCCGCAGGTTGAATCCTCTATTAAGAGCGCTCATCAAGGATTTACTGAAGTTGCCAATCAAAATATTGCGATGATACGCCGCTATATTCCAAGTCGAGAGTTGAAAGCCAAAGAGGTCATGGTAGGAGAGAGGGGGAGTATACAGTTATCTCTTCTGTATTTGGCTGATGTTGTTAACCAGGATGCACTTACAGAAGTAGAGATAAGGCTTAAGCAGCTTAGCGTGGATACAGTCCTTAATACAGGTGAGCTGGAAGGATTAATTGAAGATCATACGTATACACCATTTCCTCAATTTATTTTAACGGAGCGTCCTGATACAACTGCCTCCCATCTTCTTCAGGGGCGAGTTGCTGTCATTGTAGATCGTTCGCCAGGTGCGCTTATTGGCCCGATGACGTTTTCTTCTTTTTTTCAAACCGTGGATGATTATAATGTTCGCTGGCTTACCTCTTCCTTTGTCCGAATCTTACGCTTTGTCGGCTGCTTTATTGCTATTTTTGCACCATCCATTTATATCGCGATGATTTCATTTCATTATGAAGTTATTCCTCTGCAATTGATTCTTTCCATCGCTCAGTCAAGAGAACAGGTTCCACTGCCCCCGCTTATTGAAGCGCTTATTATGGAGCTGATTCTTGAAATGCTTCGGGAAGCGGGGGTTAGGCTCCCGTCACCTATTGGACAAACGATTGGGGTGGTGGGAGGAATCGTAATTGGACAGGCGGCTGTCCAAGCGGGGATTGTGAGTAATATCATGGTCATTGTTGTAGCGATTACTGCGATTTCTTCTTACATTATTCCGAACTTAGAGATGTCAGCAGGCATTCGCCTTATCCGCTTTCCGATGATGCTGCTTGCTTCTGCATTCGGTATGGTCGGGATTGTGTGTGGGATGAGTCTTCTTGTGATTCATATCCTCTCCATCTCCTCTCTTGGCGTACCGTACGGCAGCCCGATTTCACCGTTACGTTTCTCGGATATGAAGGATACATTTATTCGCTTGCCCATATGGATGATGAAAAAACGCCCATTGTCTGTTCGCCCAAATCAGGTCGATCGCCAAGGAAAGCGAAGAAAAAAGTAG
- a CDS encoding YbaK/EbsC family protein, with protein sequence MEKLKGSAQKVQTQLAELGYTNQVVELPESTRTAQEAAEAIGCDVAQIAKSIIFRMKDSDKPLLVVASGVNRINEKQLAKQLNEKLGKADADFVRNRTGFVIGGVAPLGHTESIVTLIDEDLFNYDVIWAAAGHPKAVFQLTPEELAQMTKGQVATVK encoded by the coding sequence ATGGAGAAACTAAAAGGGAGTGCGCAAAAAGTGCAAACGCAGCTTGCGGAATTAGGTTACACAAATCAAGTGGTGGAGTTGCCGGAAAGCACCCGAACGGCTCAAGAAGCAGCGGAAGCGATCGGCTGTGACGTGGCTCAAATTGCGAAGTCTATTATTTTTCGTATGAAGGATTCGGATAAGCCCTTGCTTGTCGTTGCCAGTGGAGTAAATCGTATCAATGAAAAGCAGCTGGCGAAACAGCTCAATGAAAAACTGGGAAAAGCGGATGCTGACTTTGTGCGAAATCGTACAGGGTTTGTCATTGGTGGCGTTGCGCCGCTAGGGCACACCGAATCAATTGTGACACTGATCGACGAAGATCTGTTTAACTATGATGTGATATGGGCCGCTGCAGGCCATCCTAAAGCCGTATTTCAGCTTACACCAGAAGAATTGGCGCAGATGACAAAGGGACAGGTGGCTACTGTCAAATAA
- a CDS encoding helix-turn-helix domain-containing protein yields the protein MSSIHVTIGNNLEKIRKKRGLSLDKVAELTGVSKGMLYQIERGDSQPTVTTLWKIATGLHLSFSSLIKSEESSVCVVSRSTISPVTEDDGKCRAYLLFPFDPETRLEIYSIVLDPGGSYLSSPHNEGVYEYITVITGDFTVKIKDEIFHLPEGDAIRFAGNIPHMYINETDQDTVIQVTMYYAEE from the coding sequence ATGAGCTCTATTCACGTAACAATTGGAAATAACCTAGAGAAAATCAGAAAAAAAAGAGGACTAAGCCTCGATAAAGTTGCCGAATTAACCGGGGTTAGTAAAGGGATGCTGTATCAGATTGAACGGGGGGATTCCCAGCCGACTGTCACGACGCTGTGGAAAATTGCTACAGGTCTTCATCTTTCCTTCTCCTCTTTGATAAAGAGTGAGGAGAGTAGTGTCTGCGTCGTTTCACGGAGTACAATCTCACCGGTAACGGAAGACGATGGAAAGTGTAGAGCGTATTTGTTGTTTCCGTTTGATCCCGAAACCAGACTAGAGATTTACAGCATCGTATTGGATCCCGGTGGAAGCTATCTCTCATCTCCTCACAATGAAGGCGTATATGAATATATTACAGTTATCACAGGGGATTTTACAGTAAAGATAAAGGATGAAATTTTTCATTTACCTGAGGGTGATGCGATACGATTTGCGGGCAATATTCCGCACATGTATATAAATGAAACCGATCAGGATACAGTCATACAAGTTACCATGTATTATGCGGAGGAGTGA
- a CDS encoding STAS domain-containing protein: MDLVFKEGQEMKEFLSQNKQIFEDMLLAEAVNVREKIKEIHLIGNINLLLNAHRLVLYVVENREQELIAFAKQEGILWAKYSLTLEFKLEWVQAIRRTLWNFLYHYDHIQGKHVTREEFYAMEKRINELVDQFLNNFFISYSAYKDKLIESQKKLVHNLSVPIIPISPSICILPLIGEIDAYRAKIIEEKVLMEIGNLHIQTLIMDLSGVLQMEMEVAHHLLRIFDGISMMGCSTIITGLRPEVVRKMINEGISFKDRAEMKGTLQQALKNYLAM; encoded by the coding sequence TTGGATTTAGTCTTTAAGGAAGGACAGGAAATGAAAGAATTTCTGTCACAAAATAAACAAATATTTGAGGACATGCTATTAGCGGAAGCCGTTAATGTGCGAGAAAAAATCAAAGAAATCCACTTAATCGGTAACATCAACCTTTTACTAAATGCTCATCGGCTTGTCTTGTATGTTGTGGAAAATCGGGAGCAGGAGCTTATTGCTTTCGCCAAGCAGGAAGGAATCTTATGGGCGAAGTACTCATTAACATTGGAATTCAAATTAGAATGGGTACAAGCGATCCGAAGAACGTTATGGAATTTTCTATACCATTACGATCATATCCAAGGCAAGCATGTTACACGCGAAGAATTTTATGCAATGGAGAAAAGAATCAATGAATTAGTTGATCAATTTCTTAACAACTTTTTCATTAGCTATTCAGCATACAAGGATAAATTAATTGAATCGCAAAAGAAATTAGTTCATAATCTCTCTGTTCCTATTATACCAATCTCCCCATCTATATGTATCTTGCCTTTGATTGGAGAAATTGATGCGTATCGAGCCAAAATCATAGAAGAAAAAGTATTAATGGAGATTGGTAACTTACATATTCAAACGTTAATCATGGACTTGTCTGGCGTCCTTCAGATGGAAATGGAGGTAGCCCACCATCTATTACGAATTTTTGATGGGATTTCAATGATGGGATGCAGTACTATCATTACAGGATTACGCCCTGAAGTTGTAAGAAAAATGATTAACGAAGGCATATCATTCAAAGACAGAGCAGAAATGAAAGGAACGTTGCAGCAAGCATTAAAGAACTATCTCGCCATGTAG
- a CDS encoding YiaA/YiaB family inner membrane protein, whose product MRPRRRNTKAFTNMAWAAFILSFAAMFIGIYTLDAPLPVKGYYIVSALFLTMSSFVLQKTIRDNQEDDERYADEFNKE is encoded by the coding sequence ATGAGACCACGCAGAAGAAATACAAAAGCATTTACAAATATGGCCTGGGCAGCATTTATTTTGTCGTTTGCAGCGATGTTCATCGGGATTTACACATTAGATGCCCCGCTTCCGGTGAAAGGATATTACATCGTATCAGCGCTTTTCTTAACCATGAGTTCTTTTGTACTGCAGAAGACGATTCGGGATAATCAAGAAGATGATGAAAGGTACGCTGACGAGTTTAACAAAGAATAA
- a CDS encoding anti-repressor SinI family protein translates to MTAELPLKNLRGAKMVRKQNELDQEWVSLMLIARELGITPEEIRSFLKSESNAIHQVVLESKEMTYHSYRIR, encoded by the coding sequence ATGACGGCTGAACTACCTCTTAAGAATTTGCGGGGGGCGAAGATGGTTAGGAAGCAGAACGAACTTGATCAAGAGTGGGTGTCTCTTATGCTGATTGCACGTGAGTTAGGAATTACCCCGGAAGAAATAAGAAGTTTTTTAAAAAGCGAAAGTAACGCTATACACCAAGTGGTGCTAGAGTCTAAAGAGATGACATACCATTCATATAGGATAAGATGA
- a CDS encoding transposase, giving the protein MKRKYSREFKCKVVQQVLECNKPGSIARQHRINSIMIFRWMNEYKQGKYDSESV; this is encoded by the coding sequence ATGAAGCGGAAGTATTCACGTGAGTTTAAGTGCAAGGTCGTACAGCAGGTATTGGAATGTAATAAGCCTGGCAGCATAGCCAGACAGCATCGAATCAACAGTATTATGATTTTTCGGTGGATGAATGAATATAAGCAAGGAAAATATGATAGTGAATCTGTATAA